TTTGAACAATGAATTGGAATGGCAATAACCCACTACTTCATCTATAGAGTCTTTATAAACAACAATTTTTGAATGTCCGGAATTAGTGAAAACAGACCTTAATTCCTCTATGGAATCATGCAAATCCACAGCTTCGATATCTGTTCGAGGAATCATGCAATCCCTTACCTTCAGATTCTTAAACTCCAAAGCATTCGTAAATATTTTGGTATCCACTTCACTAAGCTCAGGAGCCTCGTATTCCATTCTTGTTTTTATATAATTATTTAAATCAGTCATCCCAAATGCAGGCACCTCATCATTATAATCTCTCCCCATCATAGTAATCATCAACTTAGAGAGGCTCATTATGACATATGCCGGTATAAACAGCAAATAATAAAATAAAAGCATTGGTATGGAAAAAGCCATCAAAAACCCATTGGGGTTTAGCAAGAAAATACTCTTGGGAGTGAACTCCGCGGTAAACAAAACAACGATCGTGGAAACAATTGTTTGCGCCAATAAAATCAACATATCGTTTTTGGGATCGATAATTTCCCAATGCGCATTCAAAATCTCCATGATTTGAGCCATGTAGATACCATAGATCACCAAAGCCACTGTATTACCTATCAGAGTAGTACCTATATATCTGCTGCTATTCGGAAAGTAAAGATTGGAAATTATCTTAGCGGCCAGCTTGCCTTTCTTTTTTTCAAGTTCAATAGCCAGCTTGTCCGAAGAAAAAAATGCGATCTCCATCCCGGAAAAAAATGCGGACAGAATCAATGAAATTGCCACTATTGTCAATGGTGTTTGTAGTTCGCTCATTATGAGGGCTTATTTTTTATCCCAAATTCAAGTTTGGGAGGACTCGTTGTCTTTTCTTTTTTTTAATTGATAATAAAACAGCAATGCAACGCTTATCATGAACACAAAATAAGAACTTTGAATTCCTTGCGTCATCGTCAAATGGACGCCTATCATGAAAAAAGCCACTGACAATGACAAAGCAATTACATTAATCAACTTTTCGGTTTTCTCCTTTGGCTGCTTTGCTTGCTTGCCTTTATTTTGCTTCTGTGGTGTCTTTTTCAATTTCTTCTTCATCCTCTGACTCTAAAGTTACTGTTCCCTTTGGCTCCAATATCACATATGACGAAAAATCCTGATTCGCCTCGAGACCATTGCCAAGAAGAACCTCGCCGTCTGTTTCAATACGAACAAATTTATCCGTGTATAGCTTTTTTTCATCAGGAGCCCAATACAATTCCTCGGTATTCAATTGCTCATCATTCTGCAAGCCCTTGACAACCACGTCCCCAGAAACCTTCCAAAGATTATTCTCTTTCTCATAATAGCAATGATTGGCTTTCAAAGAGCTGGAAACAGTCCCATCCTTTTCCCATTGCTCTATGTATATCCCATCTGGAAACTCCTGATCTTGATTCATATACTGCAGCATTTTCGCTGTCTTCATATAAATCTTGACAATAGCCGAGTCACTATAATACAAATCCACATCCGTGCTTTCAAGTATTGGTCCTTCATAAACTTCAGGCAACTTATCCTTGTCCTTGGATGAACAAGAATACAATACTGCTATAGCCAACATGCTTGATATCAAAAACAGTTTTTTCATCTTATAATCATGAAAAATTTTCGCGATACAACATCTCAACGTTTGACAATGCGTCTCTATATCGATAAATATCCAACGTCAATATACAAAGTTAACGCTTATTTTATCAAATGTACTGAGCGTAAATAAAAAAAGCGGCCTAATTGCCGCTTTTTAAACTTAAATATCTCATATAAGTGCTTCATTGCACTGATATTAATCTCTTTTTCTTACTGTCACAGATTTGTTAATCCAGCATCCTACAGTCAAAGGATCACCTACGTTCATGTTGTAAGTAAAGATCTCTTCTCCTGAAGGGAACTGAGACTTAGCCGCATTCATTCCCTTAGAATTCCCAGCTTTGGCATACATGTCATACGCAGCTATGAATACCGCTCTGTCCTCTACCTTGTTAACACCCTTTTTGCATGACTCATATGAATTCATGTAAAGATTTCCAATAATAGAATAAGCTTCTTTCAAAGTTGGGTCGTTTTGCAATGCTGACATTGCCTCTGATCTAGCCTTCGAAAGTTGACCTCTTTTGGAATACACAGACGCTTTTTCCAAGCTCATTTCCGCTTTTTTCACATTGTCTTCTGTCAAAGCAATCGCTTGATCGTAGAATTTCAACGCTTCATCGTAATTCTTGTTTTGCTTATGCTTCAATGCCAAAATCTTAGACAAACCATAAGTAGGGTCAGCTTCATTCACTACCGCTGCGGCATCCAAGAATACCTGCAAGTCCATGCACTTTCCAACAATACAAAGCTTCAATAAGAATTTCGCCATCTTAAGATCAGAAGGATTCTCTCTATACTTTGGCTCCAAGTTAGCCTGAATCATATCGCAGTCAACCTTTACCGTACCTGCCAACAACTCATCTATCTTCGTCCACTTAGCTTCCAATTTCTTTGTATCCTTTCCTGCCTTTGTCAATGACTTTACTTTTTCTTCCAAAATGCTAGTCACTTGCTCATAAATCAAGAATACAGACTTGTCATCCAATGCTTCAGGGTTATGCTTTTTCAATCTTCTAGAGATATCCATGTAAGCCACCAAGTTTTGGTCATATATCTTTGAGCCATTAACCTCAAAAGCTTCTTTCATCGTATTAAAAACAAACTGATATTTCTCTTTGTCTCTAATATACAAAGCGTAAGAAGCTAGTGCTTTTCTGTTTAGCACATTCTCTTTCTGCCCGAAAAACTCGATTCTCTTATCATACAAAGCCATCGCTTTGTCTGCATACTGAACTCTAAGCTCTTTATTCTCTTTATTCTTTTTTGAAAGGCCTTCATATACCTTCGCTCCATTGATATACAATGACTTGTTCAAGTTAGGAGCTTTTTCCAACAACCATTCCATTGGTTCCTCTGCAGACGCAAAATCCTTTTGCTTCACATAATCGGTATAAAGCACATTCTTTTCCTTAGCTGCCTCTTCCTCTCCCTGCGGCCAATTCCATTGGGCGTTGGCTAGAGGAGAAAAGCCAAGAAAAATCATGGCAGCCATGATCAATTTCTTCTTCATAATTCAGGTGATTTAATTCGTTAGGGTTTAAATAAGTTGATTATACTTCTTCGTTCGATTATTTTTAGATATA
The Aureibacter tunicatorum DNA segment above includes these coding regions:
- a CDS encoding hemolysin family protein is translated as MSELQTPLTIVAISLILSAFFSGMEIAFFSSDKLAIELEKKKGKLAAKIISNLYFPNSSRYIGTTLIGNTVALVIYGIYMAQIMEILNAHWEIIDPKNDMLILLAQTIVSTIVVLFTAEFTPKSIFLLNPNGFLMAFSIPMLLFYYLLFIPAYVIMSLSKLMITMMGRDYNDEVPAFGMTDLNNYIKTRMEYEAPELSEVDTKIFTNALEFKNLKVRDCMIPRTDIEAVDLHDSIEELRSVFTNSGHSKIVVYKDSIDEVVGYCHSNSLFKKPNKIKEILQTIMIVTETMPAKDLMINFLNKRKSIALVVDEYGGTSGIVCTEDIMEEIFGEIQDEHDDESLVEQKIDESTYILSARHEIDDINEKYGWDIPTGEYDTIGGFILTATGNIPELHEEIIIEPYKITVLKMEDNRIDTVKLELLEDKNHS
- the lptC gene encoding LPS export ABC transporter periplasmic protein LptC translates to MKKLFLISSMLAIAVLYSCSSKDKDKLPEVYEGPILESTDVDLYYSDSAIVKIYMKTAKMLQYMNQDQEFPDGIYIEQWEKDGTVSSSLKANHCYYEKENNLWKVSGDVVVKGLQNDEQLNTEELYWAPDEKKLYTDKFVRIETDGEVLLGNGLEANQDFSSYVILEPKGTVTLESEDEEEIEKDTTEAK
- a CDS encoding tetratricopeptide repeat protein; protein product: MKKKLIMAAMIFLGFSPLANAQWNWPQGEEEAAKEKNVLYTDYVKQKDFASAEEPMEWLLEKAPNLNKSLYINGAKVYEGLSKKNKENKELRVQYADKAMALYDKRIEFFGQKENVLNRKALASYALYIRDKEKYQFVFNTMKEAFEVNGSKIYDQNLVAYMDISRRLKKHNPEALDDKSVFLIYEQVTSILEEKVKSLTKAGKDTKKLEAKWTKIDELLAGTVKVDCDMIQANLEPKYRENPSDLKMAKFLLKLCIVGKCMDLQVFLDAAAVVNEADPTYGLSKILALKHKQNKNYDEALKFYDQAIALTEDNVKKAEMSLEKASVYSKRGQLSKARSEAMSALQNDPTLKEAYSIIGNLYMNSYESCKKGVNKVEDRAVFIAAYDMYAKAGNSKGMNAAKSQFPSGEEIFTYNMNVGDPLTVGCWINKSVTVRKRD